Below is a window of Candidatus Fermentibacter sp. DNA.
TGTTCGGGGAACATCCCCAGGCACAGCCCGGTCGTCCCGTGGGCCCGGGCCGGGCCCTTGCGGCCGACGACGAGCGGAGGGTTGTGGCCGGCGTTGACGTAGCGGACCTCGTCTTTGGACCGGTCGATAATGGCCAGGAAGAACGAGATGAACACGTCGCTGTCCGAGCTGGCGTAGACGAAGTCGTTGAGCCGGGACGCCAGATCGGCGACGTTGATGGCCCCGGGGAACCGCTCGTGCAGCCCGCCCCGCAGCGAGGCCATGAGCAGCGAGGCGCTGACGCCGACGCCCGAGACGTCGGCGATGACCACGGCCAGCCGGTCCTTGTCGACGGCGATGTAATCGAAGTAGTCGCCCCCGACCTGGCGGCAGGCCCGGGCGCTGCCGCTGATCTCGTAGGGCGCGAAGTCCGGGTCGGTCTGGGGCAGGAAATTCTTCTGGATCTGGACGGCCAGGGCCAGCTCCCGGTCGAGCTGGGCCTTCTTCAGCGACAGCTCGTAGAGGCGGGCGTTCTCGATCTTGACCGCGGCCAGGTTGCCCAGGAGCGTCAGGAGCCGGAGGTCCTCCTCGGTGAACTGCTCGAGCAGCGAGGCCCGGTCGCAGTAGAGGAGGCCGATGATGTCTTGGTTGTTCCACAGGGGCACGCACATGGCCGAGTGGATCTGCGCCTGGATGACGCTGAACTGCTCGCGCAGGCCTTCGTCGGCCTGGATGTCGGAGATGAGGATGGCCGAGTTGCGTTCCAGGGCCGTCCGGACGATGGTCTGGCTGACGAAGATGCTCTGGTTCCGCAAGGCCCCGTTCTGGATGCGGACGACCTTGGGCTCGAGGGCCTGGGTCTCCTCGTTCTTGAGCATCAGGACGCCGCGGTCCATCGGCAGGTGCTGGATGAGGACGTCCATGACATGGCCGAGGAGCTTCTCCAGCGGCATGTGGTAGATCAGGGCCTGGCTGACGGCGCTCAGGATCGAGCTCGTCTTCTGGTCCTTCTGCAGGCGCTCGAGGTCCAGCCCGCCTCCCGGGGTCTTCATGACCACGCCGGTGGCCGGCGGCTTCTTGAGGATGTCCTTGACCTGGATGATCGTGTTCGAGCTGTGGGTGAAGGTCGTCCCTTCGATGGTCTCGACCGGCGGCTGGAAGTCCTTGTCGAAGTAGAAGCGGGTCGAGCCGATCAGGATCTCGTCGCCCCGGGCCAGGTCGATCTCGCCGGTGACCCGGCGGCCGTTGACGAACGTGCCGTTCTTGCTGCCCTGGTCGATCAGGGCGTAGCCCCGCTCGGTCGGGGCGATGACGGCGTGGATGCCCGAGCTGAACTGGTCGGACAGGACGATGTCGTTGGCGGACGACCGGCCGACCGTCACCCGGCTCCCGGCCAGCGGGTAGGTCGAAGGCTCCCCCGATTTCGGGTAGATGTACAACGTGGCCATGAGCACACTCTCTGCGGCCATTCTAAATGACGCGGACGGTCATTTCAACCTCAGGGCCTTGCGGACGCGCTGGGCCCGCTCCTCCGGCGAGAGCCCCTCGTCGACGAGCGGCAGGAGGAGGCCCTTGAGATCCCGGTCGAGGAGCGTGTCGAGATGCTCGAGCGAATAGTCGGTCGACTGGGCCGTTCCCCGCAGGATGTTCTGGTAGGCCTTGACGATGTCCTCGGGCGGATGCACCAGGGTCAGGAGGTCGAAGACGATCTTGATCCGGATGTCGAGCAGGGCCTTGGCCCCGGCCGGCGGGCCGGGCGGCGGGACGAGGACGACGTCGCAGGCCTTCCGGACGAGGTGCAGGAGCTCCGGCCGGACGGCCTTCCGGGGGAAGCGGACCTCGGGCCGGCCGAGGCGGATCTTGCAAAGCGCGTCGACGAGGGCCTGTTCCATGGCCTCCTCGCGGCGGGCCAGCTCGCCGAGGAGGAGATCGGCGGCGGTCTGGGTGCCGACCCGGGCCAGGACCTCGGGGATGGCCCGGCGGACCTCGAGGGGCGCGTCGGCCGAGCGGAGCGTCGGGGCGACCAGGGCCTCGAGACCCGGTCCATAGGCGGCCAGCGCGGCCTGGGCCTCGGCCCGGACCATGGGATTGGCCAGCAG
It encodes the following:
- a CDS encoding SpoIIE family protein phosphatase, translating into MAAESVLMATLYIYPKSGEPSTYPLAGSRVTVGRSSANDIVLSDQFSSGIHAVIAPTERGYALIDQGSKNGTFVNGRRVTGEIDLARGDEILIGSTRFYFDKDFQPPVETIEGTTFTHSSNTIIQVKDILKKPPATGVVMKTPGGGLDLERLQKDQKTSSILSAVSQALIYHMPLEKLLGHVMDVLIQHLPMDRGVLMLKNEETQALEPKVVRIQNGALRNQSIFVSQTIVRTALERNSAILISDIQADEGLREQFSVIQAQIHSAMCVPLWNNQDIIGLLYCDRASLLEQFTEEDLRLLTLLGNLAAVKIENARLYELSLKKAQLDRELALAVQIQKNFLPQTDPDFAPYEISGSARACRQVGGDYFDYIAVDKDRLAVVIADVSGVGVSASLLMASLRGGLHERFPGAINVADLASRLNDFVYASSDSDVFISFFLAIIDRSKDEVRYVNAGHNPPLVVGRKGPARAHGTTGLCLGMFPEQAYGEETLTLAPGDVLCLYTDGIVESRTEAGEEYGEERLADKVRGLRAKPAREILDRVFEDVFAFSGCSEAGDDMTLVVVKRNS